One genomic segment of Paraburkholderia aromaticivorans includes these proteins:
- a CDS encoding RNA polymerase factor sigma-54, translating to MPSIELRTRQSLALTPRLQQSVRLLQLSSLEFQQELRTALDTNPFLEYDSSDTEDVALATAATGEDAGALPATDTLATAEPDSLPSDSGGNDTLESAGQDDMPGDFSGDYSSRSSTRQNGDSDSSDPAEWARSQPTLREQLHDSLRLYRLDDRDRAVARFIIEALDEDGYLRQELSDLADSVDLEPELTEDELLVALRLVQSLDRPGLGARTLSECLSLQVNALPADTPGRDVARQIVEHHLERLARREQAELQKQIGCSAEELRIACALVRKLDPKPGNCYGRTEDNYVVPDVIVRQVRNKWVVAINPAVQPRARIHRMYAELFAQSAGASRSPLAQQLQEARWLIRNAQQRFDTIQRVAECIVAHQKAFFQYGEIALKPMVLRDVADELGLHESTISRATGNKYMATPRGIFEFKHFFPRELGTESGGTCSAAAVRALLKEMIAAENTRDPLSDVTLAKMLADQGVLVARRTVAKYRHLMKVPPAELRRQV from the coding sequence ATGCCTTCAATTGAACTACGCACAAGGCAGTCTCTCGCACTCACGCCGCGTCTTCAGCAATCGGTGCGTCTGTTGCAGTTGTCGTCTCTCGAATTCCAGCAGGAGTTGCGCACGGCGCTCGACACCAATCCGTTCCTCGAATACGACTCCTCGGATACGGAAGATGTCGCGCTCGCCACCGCCGCGACGGGCGAAGACGCCGGGGCGCTGCCCGCCACCGACACCCTCGCTACAGCCGAGCCCGATTCCCTACCTTCCGACTCGGGCGGCAACGACACGCTGGAAAGCGCGGGCCAGGACGACATGCCGGGGGACTTTTCCGGCGACTACAGCAGCCGCAGTTCGACCCGCCAGAACGGCGACTCCGACAGCAGCGATCCGGCCGAGTGGGCGCGTTCCCAGCCGACCTTGCGTGAGCAGTTGCACGACTCTCTGCGCCTCTATCGCCTCGACGACCGTGACCGCGCCGTGGCCCGCTTCATCATCGAGGCGCTCGACGAAGACGGCTATCTGCGCCAGGAGCTCTCCGACCTCGCCGATAGCGTGGATCTCGAACCCGAGTTGACCGAAGACGAGTTGCTGGTGGCGCTGCGTCTCGTGCAATCGCTCGATCGCCCGGGTCTGGGCGCGCGCACGCTCTCGGAGTGCCTGTCGCTGCAGGTGAACGCGTTGCCGGCCGACACGCCGGGGCGCGATGTGGCGCGGCAAATCGTCGAACATCATCTGGAACGGCTCGCGCGCCGCGAGCAGGCCGAACTGCAAAAGCAGATTGGCTGCAGCGCGGAAGAACTGCGGATTGCCTGTGCTCTCGTGCGCAAGCTCGATCCGAAGCCGGGCAACTGCTATGGCCGCACCGAGGATAACTACGTGGTGCCGGACGTGATCGTGCGTCAGGTGCGCAACAAGTGGGTCGTGGCGATCAACCCGGCGGTGCAGCCGCGCGCGCGTATTCACCGCATGTATGCGGAGCTGTTTGCGCAGTCGGCCGGCGCGAGCCGCTCGCCGCTCGCGCAGCAACTGCAGGAAGCGCGCTGGCTGATCCGCAATGCGCAACAACGCTTCGATACGATCCAGCGCGTGGCTGAGTGCATCGTCGCGCATCAGAAGGCCTTCTTCCAGTACGGCGAAATCGCGCTCAAGCCGATGGTGCTGCGAGATGTCGCCGACGAACTCGGTCTGCACGAATCTACCATCTCGCGCGCCACGGGCAACAAATATATGGCCACGCCGCGCGGCATTTTCGAGTTCAAGCATTTCTTCCCGCGCGAACTCGGCACGGAAAGCGGCGGCACCTGTTCGGCGGCAGCGGTGCGCGCGCTGCTCAAGGAAATGATTGCCGCGGAAAACACCCGTGATCCGCTCTCGGACGTGACGCTCGCCAAGATGCTCGCCGACCAGGGCGTGCTGGTGGCGCGCCGCACGGTGGCGAAATACCGGCATCTGATGAAGGTGCCTCCGGCGGAGTTGCGCCGCCAGGTTTGA
- a CDS encoding BON domain-containing protein, with amino-acid sequence MKTIQFLKTAGSIACIAFALNATAQTSASAPSASSETIGEHVDDGTITTKAKADLLAAKNVKSTHIHVKTRKGVVWLTGSVPSSDDKAAAEEVVKAVKGVSSVKNHLKVAAQ; translated from the coding sequence ATGAAGACGATCCAATTCCTGAAGACCGCAGGTAGCATTGCTTGTATCGCATTCGCACTGAACGCTACGGCGCAAACCAGCGCCTCGGCCCCGTCGGCTTCGTCCGAAACCATCGGCGAGCACGTCGACGACGGCACCATCACCACCAAGGCCAAGGCTGACCTGCTGGCCGCCAAGAACGTCAAGTCGACCCACATTCATGTGAAGACGCGCAAGGGCGTGGTGTGGCTCACGGGCTCGGTACCTTCGTCAGACGACAAGGCTGCGGCCGAAGAAGTCGTGAAGGCCGTGAAGGGCGTGTCGAGCGTGAAGAACCATCTCAAGGTCGCCGCTCAGTAA
- a CDS encoding PA2169 family four-helix-bundle protein, with translation MATNVVSVLNDLVETSKDGEKGFRKAAEDAHDAQLKTLFLSRAEDCTRGARELQDAVQALGGKPETGGSMSGALHRGWVDVKSAVTDRSDHDILAECEKGEDVAKKRYHDALEKELPADVRALVERQYQGVLQNHDRVRDLRDQYAATRR, from the coding sequence ATGGCTACGAACGTTGTTTCCGTGCTGAACGATCTGGTCGAAACGTCGAAGGACGGCGAGAAGGGCTTTCGCAAGGCAGCAGAAGATGCGCACGACGCGCAACTGAAAACGCTGTTCCTGTCGCGTGCCGAAGACTGCACGCGCGGCGCGCGTGAATTGCAGGACGCGGTTCAGGCGCTCGGCGGCAAACCTGAAACGGGCGGCAGCATGAGCGGCGCACTGCACCGCGGCTGGGTCGACGTGAAGTCGGCGGTGACCGACCGCAGCGACCATGACATTCTGGCCGAGTGCGAGAAGGGCGAGGACGTCGCCAAGAAGCGCTATCACGACGCGCTCGAAAAGGAGTTGCCGGCGGACGTGCGGGCACTGGTGGAGCGGCAGTATCAAGGCGTGCTGCAAAACCATGACCGCGTGCGTGATCTGCGCGATCAGTATGCGGCGACGCGTCGCTAG
- a CDS encoding glycine zipper domain-containing protein, producing MSLIVAARFTTFPAAEEAAQKLFNAGFVEEDVTLFFVNPRGQHARFPIGGDTSTDAGAENAPKGAGMGVTIGAVAGAVVGVAIFAAFSAPVIVSLIAAGVGAYVGSLVGAMARTRDGGKAGHRSPSHEELRDSGVLVAVHVSPANQFDAARVLRETGGVAIERASGRWQQGRWADFDPLKKPVPLNEFTEHRA from the coding sequence ATGTCACTCATCGTCGCAGCACGCTTTACGACTTTTCCCGCCGCTGAAGAGGCGGCGCAAAAGCTCTTCAATGCGGGGTTCGTGGAAGAAGACGTCACGCTGTTTTTCGTCAATCCGCGCGGGCAGCATGCGCGTTTTCCGATCGGCGGCGATACCAGTACGGATGCCGGCGCGGAGAATGCGCCCAAAGGCGCCGGCATGGGCGTGACCATCGGCGCGGTGGCCGGCGCCGTGGTGGGTGTCGCGATCTTCGCCGCCTTTTCGGCGCCCGTCATCGTCTCGCTGATCGCAGCGGGCGTCGGTGCGTATGTCGGCTCGCTGGTCGGGGCGATGGCACGCACGCGCGATGGCGGCAAGGCGGGGCATCGATCGCCTTCTCATGAGGAATTGCGCGATTCCGGCGTGCTGGTCGCCGTGCACGTCTCGCCGGCCAATCAGTTCGACGCCGCACGGGTGTTGCGCGAAACAGGCGGCGTCGCAATCGAGCGCGCGAGCGGTCGCTGGCAGCAGGGGCGCTGGGCGGACTTCGATCCTCTGAAGAAGCCGGTGCCGCTCAACGAGTTCACCGAGCATCGCGCGTGA